Sequence from the Ziziphus jujuba cultivar Dongzao chromosome 9, ASM3175591v1 genome:
ttaaatgcaacCTATTCACAAACATTGTTCATATCAGCAACAAATaacaaagttatatatatatatatatatatatctgatgTCTTGTAtgaattaattcttaattaattCTCTCCGTTATCGGTCCGGTTTTTTTTGGCTTGGAGCtggagtctggtaattggagcCCGTTTCTTGTAgagttaaaataaatatcaatctGGCCTTTTCTGTGTTTGACATTCCAGTACAAAGAGATTCGTGGTTGTTAAGATGTGTTAACAATTAgtgagtttatatatatatatatatatatatataggagtgTTGTTGTGGATAAGTGGTGGGTAACTTTCCACACAATAacaattccatatatatatatatatataaatatatagagctagctttgaaacttgtataaaCTCATGTTCTGATAACCAAACACCTGGAGAAATATAACTGGTTGGATTAGAGAAGGTGAGCAAACTGCTGTCAATCATCTTTCTATATCTTTTACCAAACAGATATGAAGACATGTACATGCATTTCCATACATCTATTTAATTTCTCATATTTGTGAGTCGTCAGATCCCAATTTTCGATCCACGTACCAATTTAGACAAATGATAAAAGAGCGAAGATAATAGTGCAACAAAAAATAAGTTCAGCATACATGGTGCCAAAGTTcgaaggagaaaaagaaaagaaaagaaaaaaagaaaaaagcgtACATAgtgccaagaaaaaaaaaaaaaaaaataatgttcacACTGTCAAAGCTCTAAAGAAAACATGCCTAATCTTCTTATTGACTCGGAGCTTTCTACCACTTACTAAAGGCCTTGGTCACGAAGAAGTAAATTCATGGGTTTTGATCCACCAATAAACATGGTTCTAGGctcaattttaaactttttcacGCATTAGATCTTTGGACGCAATTGAAGCAATTTCTAACATTTCTAGAAAAAAGGTTGGTCAGGTTCTGTctcatctttatatatatatatatatatatatatatatgtatgtatcttttattgtttatttctttaCTTCTATATGTTCCAACATCTTTGGAAATTGTTTTTGAAGGTTAGCGTGAATTGCATTGCAAAGAAATAGATGAGCTCTATCCTCTAGAATTGTTCAACAAAGCCTGGCCAACccttttttatgattattctctttgcttttctttttcgtgacaattttatatacaaaatGTATTATTGAGTTCTAGATAAAGAAATCTaaatacacacaaaaaaaaaaaaaaaaaaaagagagacaaaAATCTTCTAAAACATACTAgtacaacaaaaagaaaagctcGTGCTCCTAACCtttaagaaaataacaaaaacaattacgaaaaataaaataaaataagaaaatcatccagtagaaaaaaggaagagaatttTGGTGatacatttaattaaatgaattgaAGAAGCAAGAGATAAGTTTGAATAGGAAAAATAATGAGTGGCAGAGGAAAAGAGGGTGATCCATAATTTTAGTGACTTGAACATTTTAAGGTAAATTACAAACTGCTACAATAACTCAAAGAACAAAAGCTTatctatttttatcaaaataacatAGAAACCATTTTCAACCATGTATCTCCATCTATAAAAACCCaagatattattatattttttatctataaaatccacacacacacacatatatatatatatatatatacactggaAAGGATTTTACACTATATATTTTCTCATATTAATTGctatcataatttaattagtaTGTGGATAGATTTCTTTAAATTGTTTCTATATATTTGACTGCCATCAAATTAATTACATCATTTTTGTTGTGCTATTTTTGAGTTATAATAAAGAGAGATGGAGATCTAACTAATGACCCAACCGTTATTAATTGGATcgaacaattttaaatttaatctaaTCAGCTTTGAATTATGCCCAATTTAACTGTGTTTGACTTAAATGGTAGAGTACAATTCATATAATCCAATGCAATGTCCCAAAATTTTTCTAAACGTGTATTACAACTTTTTAATAGCTCTTCCTTACTTTTCAAATCTTATCTTCTCACATTCTTTTTTTCCGTTTGGCAATCGGCACTTCGAATTTTTAAGTGGTTAGACCAACACTTCGAAATAATAACAAAGAGTacaaatatatcatatttatataaattaatataattaactaCAAACTGATTTTAGCGTCGAAGACCTTACCAAATAGATTCGCAGTATTTTGTCTTTCACgtcaaattaattataccaGTGTTGCAATATAATGATGATATTAAAACTGAATTCatgcctattctttttttttttcttttttcctttttgtaaataataatgTTGTTTAACATATcgtaaacaattagataaaaatatttgattggtaaagccattttttttttaggtgattTTAAGTTATATGAAATGCCACAtcaccaatttttttaaataaaatatttttatttttgctttttggaTCTCGATCTTGATTATTAAAGCCTCATAGCAAATCACTAATTTTTAATGGACAttcactaattaattaattattgaaaatactcAAAGAAGTTCATTTATTACAATATATAGCTAATCACAATAATCACAAACTGTTCGATTTCATAATGACATTGGTATGTATCCAAGAATTATAAGTgcaaatggtatatatatatatatatatatatgatcagaaTAATTTCTACTAAAAAGGAAATGAAGCATGATTAAATTGAGGATgtcaatttctcccaaaaaaaacatatatatatatatatatatacatatatatgcacaaaTGATACAAAATTAAGGATCTTGCAACTTTTTCCTTTAATCGAGACCCTCGATTTTTAATCAGAACAGTTGATCATAACAGGATGAAACTGATGGAAAGATGCATTAAATTAAAGACACGTGTTGGTTTTCTATTAGCCACGTTATAGTTTTGAGTTaacaatcaatttttattactaCTAAAAGAAACTAACtgcgaaaaaaaaaacaaacaaagttcATTAGAAGGCCTTCAATTGCAGCTGTGCCAAATTAGGAAACTGCAATAAACAAATAGAATATTGTTTCTCCATAAGTGAAATGTAGACTTTAGTTAGTTTTATTtcctataattataatagttaCGCATTGACTTTAAAGTATTACATTTCACTTGTTGACCTTTCCGATTTGCAATGAGTTTGGTGGTTAAGATGGTCCAACAATTTGGTGAACTAAGGTGTTAATGTAGATTTGAAACTTTATATTATAAACTGATCATTTTAGATAACCAAACGCCCTAGACAATTATATAAGATGGTACGCAACTTGATAAGGTGAACAAACTACGTCAGAAAAACTCAAAGGCTAGAGAacattctctctctttcttcccAACTAAACATGAAAATAATGTATCCTAACTGGGTACTACTCCATGACTCTCCATATCTATAAAAACCCAAGATATATAGCCTCCAAATCCATCATACAAGATCAAAACTGAAcctttcatttttaatattaattcacTTTGTAAGAGATTTCCTCTTGAACTTTCATTTTGCCATGGCTTTGAGCAATTCCTTCTTCTTGGCCTTATGCTTTGCTGGTTTTGTATTTTTGAGCAATATCAATGTTGGCCTAGCAGGTCGTCAGCTTTTGCAAACAACTCCTCCAAATTTGCCCAAATTGCCTCCATTGCCTACCATGCCAAACTTACCTCCTTTGCCCACATTGCCAACAACACAACCATCTCTGCCTAAACCAGGCACTCTGCCTCCACTTCCAACCATCCCAAACATCCCCAATCTCCCGAAGCTGAGCTTCCCGCCCCTGCCAGCGACTTCGCTTCCAAACATTCCCTCCATCCCAACAATCCCATCCAATATCCCTTTCTTCTCCCCACCACCTTCAAAAACCAGCCCTTGAACATATATGTTCACTCTGCATTGTTCTGTTCTCTGGAGTAGTACATGCTCCATAAATATGATACATTATTTGCTTTATAGCGAGGACATCCTATCTGTGTGATCTTCTAGTATTCTACGGAGTTTGTAGCAGTATATTTAATTCGTTTGCGTTGCAGTTTCAtttatagataataaaataatgtatctgataatgaattttttttttttttttttttttttggtgttgtaTGTGTTGTATACTTTCGGGTTATACTCGATAGATTTCACACAGATGCTATATCAATATCTATTCATGTAAATTACCCTATTCATGACACATTGTAGCACAATATCATGTTTTTCATTGGAGCTCTCTGATAATATTTGTTTGAGCATAGAAATAGTCATATTAGTAAGTCTAGCACTATGATAAAAAAGAAccattaaatatgaaaatacatttttagaacCAAATCAAACATTGACTTCGCTAAAATCTTCTCTCTCGTATTGTaacgttaaaaaaaataaaataaatgttcaaacaaaaatatagggtGTCATTAACTAATCACTCTCTTTTTGAACCACAAAAGTTGTAATATAGGTTCACTTTATTCAAAAATGTGCAGCACCAAATTTgtatggttttttctttttttatcaacttcaatatatatatatatatatataattttttttttctctatcagtctatttaatagattttataattttatcggTCTATTTAATAGATTTACAACTTTACGAAAAACTTGTATTGTCAGTTTCGAAAGCTTTCTTTATCATATGTATTGAGTCATTAGAGGCTCATAGATTATATGTATCTAATTCATAGTTGTcctatatataattgatttctGTTGTACTTTGAGGGAATCTTTTTTATGTCTATTTGTTTATTCTAATAAGATTTCACTgtatattttctcattttaattGTTTCACATTTTAATtcgttgataaatttttttaaattcgtaGCATTTTGTCTTTCAcgtcaaattaattatactaGTGATGAAATATAacgaaaatttttatattgaaatcatgcatattttatttttttgtaaataataatgTTGTTTAAAATATCAAGAACAAATAaggtaaaaatatttgattggtAAAGCCATTTTTTCAGGTGATTTTAAGTtccaacaatataaaaaataaaaatattttatttaaatagcgGTGATGTGACATTTCACATTTTCGGTGCTTTGTTGGTTCCTCAAACcgtatattacccaaaaaaaaaaaaatctagatctCAATCTTGATCCTCTAAACCTCTTCGCTAATCTCTAATTTCGATGGagattgttaattaatttattattgaaaatactcAAAACAAGTTATTACATAGCTTAAAAGGCAGCCGACTGGGTTGCTAGGGCTGCCAAAAATAGACATATTATTATCCCCGGTGGGAATGGGATACTATTCTGCCTTCAGTTTCAATCTATTTTGGACGTTGATTTATGCTGAtgtaatatcaataaaatattcttcttgatcaaaaagcaaatatatatttatatatatatatatataaaaagtgaaattttatagTGTGAGTGGTggttttaaaaatgataatttttgaaaaaattattatcaatactGAAAATCATAATCAATAATGAGATCTACGTTATAAAACCGTACGGATGTTTATATCATAGatggattttatatatatatatatatatatgtatagcttACCACTCAAGTCACAAACAATAacatcatttatataaattactaGTGCCGATGGCATATACACATACTATCAATTTTAGATAATCTACTATCAATTTTAGATAATCTGCAATAGCTTTATTccccataaaaatttatttgcttacaccaaaaaaataaaaaaattatttaaaagataagatattttttaataggtttgttcaaaaattttgtaaagatgatatgataaaaataaataaatataaactttcaatgtgagtgttatttaatttttgtataaaatctATTAGACAGAGTAAACGTTTAATGACacacttataaaaaaaattaaaaacaatctgcataagaaaatttatttttaaaataaaaaataattgacacatcattgattaattaaaatttagataaaattatcaaagattaatttttggatttaacATCTATCAAGTTATAAACATTCATGCcaaatagaatgaaaattcTTTTAACCCATTAGAGATCCTATGAGGATTAAAAGTTAAACAAAGGTCTAGTATATTTTGGTAAGATTATTGGGGAAGTTTGTTACtccacaaataataataataataataataataataataataattgaggaTCTCTGAATATTCTCCTTTAATCAGATTCtaaacttttaataaatttttattagaacatttttttttttgggttttttggtgaaaaataaattttatcaggACAGTTGATAACTTTACGGAATGAAACAGACGGAAAGATATGTGTTCGTTTTCTGTAGCCGTGTTGTAGGTCCGTTAACAAatattgtctttttttattattaaaaaaaaaaactaattgtaaagaagaagaagaagaggaagaaagaaa
This genomic interval carries:
- the LOC132799430 gene encoding uncharacterized protein LOC132799430; this translates as MEHVLLQRTEQCRVNMYVQGLVFEGGGEKKGILDGIVGRGGRLGSEAAGRGGKLGFGRLGMLGSGGRVPGLGRDGCVVGRVGKGGKFGMVGNGGNLGKFGGVVCKIIFMEHVLLQRTEQCRVNIYVQGLVFEGGGEKKGILDGIVGMEGMFGSEVAGRGGKLSFGRLGMFGMVGSGGRVPGLGRDGCVVGNVGKGGKFGMVGNGGNLGKFGGVVCKS